From one Vibrio palustris genomic stretch:
- a CDS encoding SDR family NAD(P)-dependent oxidoreductase: protein MSKIVFITGATSGFGRAAATKFANEGWALVITGRREERLKTLADELSKLVPVHYQTMDVRDKNQVIAAVDALPEAFKNITCLINNAGLALAPEPSQSVDLDDWHTMIDTNVKGLVSVTHALLPTLIKVGNGTSIINVGSIAGSWPYPGSHVYGATKAFVKQFSYNLRCDLQGTGVRVTDLAPGIAETEFTLVRTKGDQAASDALYQGTRALEAQDIANTMFYVATLPDHININRMEVMPTDQAWSSFAIHRQ, encoded by the coding sequence ATGTCGAAAATTGTTTTTATTACCGGTGCGACTTCGGGGTTTGGCCGTGCAGCCGCAACAAAATTTGCCAATGAAGGCTGGGCGTTGGTAATTACCGGGCGGCGTGAAGAGCGACTTAAAACGCTGGCGGATGAATTATCTAAATTGGTGCCAGTACATTACCAAACCATGGATGTGCGTGATAAAAACCAAGTGATTGCTGCGGTAGACGCGTTGCCTGAGGCTTTCAAAAATATCACATGCTTGATTAATAACGCAGGGCTGGCCCTTGCCCCAGAGCCTTCTCAATCTGTCGATTTAGATGATTGGCATACGATGATTGATACCAATGTAAAAGGGTTAGTTAGTGTAACGCATGCATTATTACCGACTTTGATCAAGGTAGGCAACGGTACCTCTATTATTAACGTTGGTTCTATCGCGGGCTCTTGGCCTTATCCGGGAAGTCATGTTTATGGTGCAACTAAAGCGTTTGTAAAACAGTTTAGCTATAACTTACGTTGTGACTTGCAGGGAACAGGCGTGCGAGTGACTGATTTAGCGCCAGGTATTGCAGAAACGGAATTTACACTAGTGAGAACTAAAGGCGATCAAGCCGCGTCTGATGCCTTGTATCAAGGGACTCGTGCTCTAGAAGCCCAAGATATTGCCAATACAATGTTTTATGTGGCCACGCTGCCGGATCATATTAATATCAATCGCATGGAAGTCATGCCAACCGATCAAGCTTGGTCGTCATTTGCCATTCATCGTCAATAA